One segment of Bradyrhizobium sp. WD16 DNA contains the following:
- a CDS encoding cytochrome c family protein, producing the protein MDSFELNKIMGAILGTCLVLLVTNFTAGAIFAPKAPEKPGYEIAVKSSEGEAAKGGAPAAAEPIEKLLQTASAEKGATAAKKCAACHTFEKGGPNRVGPNLWGIVDRDRASEAGFNYSAAMKAKSGKWTYDELNKFLTNPKGYIAGTAMGFAGLPKDSERADVIAYLRSLADKPAPLPTAAK; encoded by the coding sequence ATGGATTCCTTCGAACTGAACAAAATCATGGGCGCAATCCTGGGCACCTGCCTGGTCTTGCTGGTGACCAACTTCACCGCCGGGGCCATCTTCGCGCCCAAGGCGCCTGAAAAGCCGGGTTACGAGATCGCCGTGAAGAGCAGCGAGGGCGAAGCCGCCAAGGGTGGCGCGCCGGCCGCGGCCGAACCGATCGAGAAGCTGCTGCAGACCGCCTCGGCGGAAAAGGGCGCCACAGCCGCCAAGAAGTGCGCGGCCTGCCACACCTTCGAGAAGGGCGGTCCGAACCGGGTCGGCCCGAATCTGTGGGGCATTGTCGACCGCGATCGCGCCTCGGAGGCCGGCTTCAACTATTCGGCAGCCATGAAGGCCAAGAGCGGCAAGTGGACCTACGACGAACTCAACAAGTTCCTTACCAATCCCAAGGGCTACATCGCCGGGACGGCCATGGGCTTCGCCGGTCTGCCCAAGGACAGCGAGCGCGCCGACGTGATCGCTTATCTGCGCAGCCTGGCCGACAAACCGGCGCCGCTGCCGACCGCCGCCAAGTAA
- a CDS encoding 3-deoxy-manno-octulosonate cytidylyltransferase, producing the protein MAQRNALVLIPARMAASRLPGKPLKEIADLPMIVHVWRRAAEAEIGRTVVATDSPEIAEAVRAHGGEAVMTRADHPSGSDRIHEALQTLDPDRMVEIVVNVQGDLPTIAPKDIRAALDPLDDPEVDIATLAAEIRIAEEHINPNVVKVVGSPRGPTLLRALYFTRATAPHGEGPRYHHIGLYAYRRTALERFVAMPPSVLEQRERLEQLRALEAGMRIDVALVDSVPLGVDTPHDLDIARRVLAGRMPGTDSQRET; encoded by the coding sequence ATGGCGCAACGTAACGCTCTGGTCCTGATCCCCGCCCGCATGGCGGCAAGCCGGTTGCCCGGCAAGCCGCTGAAGGAGATCGCCGACCTGCCGATGATCGTCCATGTCTGGCGGCGCGCCGCCGAGGCCGAGATCGGCCGCACCGTGGTCGCGACCGATTCGCCGGAAATCGCCGAGGCGGTTCGGGCCCATGGCGGCGAAGCCGTGATGACCCGTGCCGACCACCCTTCGGGCTCCGATCGCATCCATGAAGCGCTGCAGACCCTCGATCCGGACCGGATGGTGGAGATCGTGGTCAATGTCCAGGGCGACCTGCCGACCATCGCGCCGAAAGACATCCGCGCCGCGCTTGATCCGCTCGACGATCCGGAGGTTGATATCGCAACGCTGGCCGCGGAAATCCGCATCGCCGAGGAGCACATCAACCCCAATGTGGTGAAGGTCGTCGGCTCGCCGCGCGGGCCGACCCTGCTGCGCGCCCTCTATTTCACCCGGGCCACCGCTCCGCACGGCGAAGGCCCGCGTTATCATCACATCGGCCTCTACGCCTACCGCCGCACCGCGCTGGAGCGCTTCGTCGCCATGCCGCCATCCGTGCTGGAGCAGCGCGAGCGACTCGAACAGCTCCGCGCCCTCGAAGCCGGCATGCGCATCGACGTGGCGCTGGTTGACAGCGTGCCGCTGGGCGTCGATACGCCCCATGATCTGGACATTGCCCGGCGCGTGCTCGCCGGGCGGATGCCCGGCACGGATTCGCAGCGAGAGACATGA
- a CDS encoding extracellular solute-binding protein: MVVRRGQGGARGQTLLSATRRSLPSRREVLVLGAGTAALAATRRAVAAEGEVHGLSVFGDLKYPADFPRFDYVTPDAPKGGTFSTIPWSRSYNQSFLTFNSLNAFILKGDGAQGMEMTFAPLMVRAADEPDAVYGLVARSVAVSPDRLTYRFSLRPEARFHDGSRLTAQDAAFSLNVLKDKGHPNIQQQMRDMERAEALDDATLVVTFAARRARDVPLFVATLPIFSKAYYSKHPFEESTLEVPLGSGPYKVGRFEAGRNIEFDRVKDWWAADLPVARGMYNFDSVRFEFYRDRDVAFEGFTGRSYLFREEFTSRVWATRYDFPAVKDGRIKRETLPDETPSGAQGWFINTRRDRFKDRRVREALIDAFDFEWTNKTIMYGAYARTVSPFQNSDMMAKGLPTAEELKLLEPFRAQLPAEVFGEPYLPPVTDGSGQDRSLLRRASQLLSEAGFPIKDGKRMTPQGEAFRLEFLMDEPTFQPHHMPYIKNLATLGIEANFRLVDPVQYRARLDEFDFDLTVQRFSMSATPGDGMRPFFSSQAAATKGSYNLAGIADPAIDALIDRIIGANSRSGLTVACSAFDRVFRAGRYWVPHWYRASHPIAYWDVFGRPAKLPRYANGVGAPELWWSDPTKAAAAAPAGQP, encoded by the coding sequence ATGGTGGTACGACGCGGACAAGGCGGCGCGCGTGGGCAAACGCTCTTGAGCGCGACGCGGCGCAGCCTGCCGTCCCGACGCGAGGTCCTGGTCCTCGGCGCCGGCACCGCGGCGCTTGCCGCAACGCGCCGGGCGGTCGCGGCGGAGGGCGAGGTGCACGGCCTCTCCGTGTTCGGCGACCTGAAATATCCGGCGGATTTCCCCCGCTTCGATTACGTCACCCCCGACGCGCCGAAGGGCGGTACGTTCTCGACCATCCCGTGGAGCAGATCCTACAATCAGTCCTTTCTCACCTTCAATTCGCTCAATGCCTTCATTCTCAAAGGTGACGGTGCCCAGGGCATGGAGATGACTTTCGCGCCGCTGATGGTGCGCGCCGCCGACGAGCCCGACGCCGTCTATGGCCTCGTCGCCCGCTCGGTGGCGGTGTCGCCGGACCGGCTGACCTACCGCTTCTCGCTGCGGCCTGAAGCTCGTTTCCATGACGGCAGCCGGCTGACCGCACAGGACGCCGCCTTCTCGCTCAACGTGCTCAAGGACAAGGGCCATCCCAACATCCAGCAGCAGATGCGCGATATGGAGCGCGCCGAAGCGCTGGACGATGCGACGCTCGTCGTTACCTTTGCCGCGCGACGGGCGCGCGACGTGCCGCTCTTTGTCGCCACCCTGCCGATCTTCTCGAAGGCCTATTACAGCAAGCATCCGTTCGAGGAATCGACTCTGGAGGTGCCGCTCGGCTCCGGCCCCTACAAGGTCGGGCGGTTCGAGGCGGGGCGCAATATCGAGTTCGACAGGGTCAAGGACTGGTGGGCGGCGGATCTGCCCGTCGCTCGCGGCATGTACAATTTCGATAGCGTGCGCTTCGAATTCTATCGCGACCGCGACGTCGCCTTCGAAGGCTTCACCGGCCGCAGCTATCTGTTCCGCGAGGAATTCACGTCGCGCGTCTGGGCGACGCGTTATGATTTTCCGGCCGTGAAGGACGGCCGGATCAAGCGCGAGACCCTGCCGGACGAGACGCCGTCGGGCGCCCAGGGCTGGTTCATCAATACCCGCCGCGACCGCTTCAAGGATCGTCGGGTGCGAGAAGCCCTGATCGACGCCTTTGACTTCGAATGGACCAACAAGACGATCATGTATGGCGCCTATGCCCGTACGGTTTCCCCGTTCCAGAATTCGGACATGATGGCCAAGGGCCTGCCGACTGCGGAGGAGCTCAAGCTGCTGGAGCCGTTCCGTGCCCAGCTGCCGGCGGAGGTTTTTGGCGAGCCTTACCTGCCCCCGGTGACCGACGGTTCGGGCCAGGACCGCTCGCTGCTGCGCCGCGCCTCGCAGCTGCTGAGTGAAGCGGGGTTTCCGATCAAGGACGGCAAGCGCATGACGCCGCAGGGCGAGGCGTTTCGCCTGGAATTCCTGATGGACGAGCCGACGTTCCAGCCGCACCATATGCCGTATATCAAGAATCTGGCGACGCTCGGCATCGAGGCTAATTTCCGCCTCGTCGATCCGGTGCAGTACCGCGCCCGGCTCGACGAGTTCGATTTCGATCTCACCGTCCAGCGTTTTTCGATGTCGGCAACCCCTGGCGACGGCATGCGGCCGTTCTTCTCGTCCCAGGCCGCAGCGACCAAGGGCTCGTACAATCTCGCCGGCATCGCCGATCCGGCGATCGACGCGCTGATCGACCGGATCATCGGCGCCAACAGCCGAAGCGGGCTGACGGTCGCCTGCAGCGCCTTCGATCGCGTCTTCCGCGCCGGCCGCTACTGGGTGCCGCATTGGTACCGCGCCAGCCATCCGATCGCCTATTGGGACGTGTTCGGCCGCCCGGCCAAGCTGCCGCGCTACGCCAATGGCGTCGGCGCCCCGGAGCTGTGGTGGAGCGACCCGACCAAGGCGGCCGCCGCCGCACCTGCGGGGCAGCCGTGA
- a CDS encoding GntR family transcriptional regulator, translating into MSVNDAAPERTAAVRPNGRETGKVTLAEELRLQLADDIVRGALAPGAPLDESDLARRFNVSRTPVREALRQLVASGLVEAQPHRGAVVARPDAERLNSMFEAMAELEALCAGFAAERMPPAERRGLEALHEQLRLLSHAGDAPRYLQVNEQFHNAIYVGSRNTYVAEMTLATRVRVQPFRRAQFRNLGRLAKSQAEHDRVVVAIMRGDRNGAAAAMRDHIELVRDEYEIYAVSV; encoded by the coding sequence ATGAGCGTCAACGATGCAGCGCCGGAACGGACAGCCGCGGTGCGGCCGAATGGCCGCGAGACCGGCAAGGTCACGCTGGCCGAGGAATTGCGTCTGCAGCTTGCCGATGACATCGTCCGCGGTGCGCTGGCGCCCGGTGCGCCGCTCGATGAGAGCGATCTCGCCCGTCGCTTCAATGTGTCCCGCACCCCGGTTCGCGAAGCCCTGCGCCAGCTTGTGGCTTCGGGTCTCGTCGAAGCGCAGCCGCATCGCGGCGCGGTGGTGGCGCGCCCCGATGCCGAGCGGCTCAACAGCATGTTCGAGGCGATGGCCGAACTCGAAGCGCTCTGCGCCGGATTCGCCGCGGAGCGAATGCCGCCGGCGGAACGGCGCGGGCTCGAGGCGCTGCACGAACAGCTTCGCCTGCTAAGCCACGCCGGCGATGCCCCGCGCTATCTCCAGGTCAATGAGCAGTTTCACAACGCCATCTATGTCGGGTCGCGCAACACCTACGTGGCGGAGATGACATTGGCGACGCGGGTGCGGGTCCAGCCGTTCCGTCGCGCCCAGTTCCGCAATCTCGGCCGCCTCGCCAAGTCCCAGGCCGAGCACGATCGCGTGGTGGTCGCCATCATGCGCGGCGACCGCAACGGCGCCGCGGCGGCGATGCGCGATCACATTGAACTGGTGCGCGACGAATACGAGATCTACGCCGTGTCGGTGTGA
- a CDS encoding extracellular solute-binding protein — MTISRRRLLSSGAFVAAAPFLQLIPPGLIDRASVQAAPAGAGTGEWRHALSLFNDIKYPAGFKHFDYVNPDAPKGGTVRQIAIGTFDNFNVTISGVKGVVAAGIELIYDSLMVPALDEVATAYGLLAETVRYPEDFSSATYRLRAEAKWHDGTPVSVDDVVFSFAAFRNNSPQLSAYYRHVVKVEKTGEREVTFTFDGPGNRELPQIVGEMMILPKHWWEGTDASGRKRDIGQTTLEKPLGCGAYRIKDFVPGRSVVYERVPDYWGAKLNVNVGRDNFAEQGFEYFRDLTVGLEAFKGDQIDFRTENSAKFWATAYDFPAVKDKRVLLEEFEIRSRGVMQAFAFNVRRDKFKDARLRRAFNLAFDFEEMNKQLFYGQYKRINSYFDGTELACSGLPQGAELAILETVRAKVPAEVFTTPYTNPVNGNPEAVRSNLREAMRLAKEAGYEVRDRRLTNAATGEVLKVEFLVSDPTFERIALFYKPSLERLGVEVTVRIVDDAQYENRTRQWDFDVIIKSWGESLSPGNEQRARWGSQAADQPGSDNLIGIKNEAVDALIDRVIFAKNREELEAATRALDRVLLWHNYVVPQWTYNKQRTARWDRFSRPAQLPKYGAAAFPTVWWYDADKAARVGKRS, encoded by the coding sequence TTGACAATTTCCCGCCGCCGCCTGCTTTCGAGCGGAGCTTTTGTCGCCGCCGCTCCGTTTCTCCAACTGATCCCGCCCGGCCTGATCGATCGGGCCTCCGTGCAAGCCGCGCCGGCCGGGGCCGGCACTGGCGAATGGCGCCACGCATTGTCACTGTTCAATGACATCAAGTATCCGGCCGGGTTCAAGCACTTCGACTATGTCAATCCGGACGCCCCGAAAGGTGGCACGGTCCGGCAGATCGCCATCGGCACCTTCGACAATTTCAATGTGACGATATCCGGCGTGAAGGGCGTCGTCGCTGCCGGCATCGAGCTGATCTACGACAGCTTGATGGTGCCGGCGCTTGACGAAGTGGCGACGGCATACGGGCTTCTGGCCGAGACCGTGCGATATCCGGAAGACTTCTCGTCCGCGACCTACCGGCTGCGCGCCGAGGCGAAATGGCACGACGGCACGCCGGTTTCAGTCGACGATGTGGTCTTCTCCTTTGCGGCGTTCCGCAACAACAGTCCGCAACTCTCCGCATATTATCGCCATGTCGTCAAAGTCGAAAAGACCGGCGAGCGCGAGGTGACATTCACCTTTGACGGCCCCGGCAACCGTGAACTGCCGCAGATCGTCGGCGAGATGATGATCCTGCCCAAACACTGGTGGGAAGGCACCGACGCATCCGGACGCAAGCGCGACATCGGCCAGACCACGCTCGAAAAGCCGCTGGGCTGCGGCGCCTACCGGATCAAGGACTTCGTGCCGGGCAGGAGCGTCGTCTATGAGCGCGTCCCCGACTATTGGGGGGCGAAGCTCAATGTGAATGTCGGCCGCGACAATTTTGCCGAGCAGGGCTTCGAATATTTCCGCGACCTGACCGTCGGCCTCGAAGCCTTCAAGGGCGATCAGATCGACTTCCGGACGGAGAACAGCGCGAAATTCTGGGCGACCGCCTATGACTTTCCGGCCGTCAAGGACAAGCGCGTGCTGCTCGAGGAGTTCGAGATCCGCAGCCGCGGCGTCATGCAGGCCTTTGCCTTCAATGTGCGCCGCGACAAGTTCAAGGATGCCAGGCTGCGCCGCGCCTTCAATCTCGCTTTCGATTTCGAGGAGATGAACAAGCAGCTGTTCTACGGTCAGTACAAGCGGATCAACAGCTATTTCGACGGCACCGAACTCGCCTGTTCCGGCCTGCCGCAGGGCGCCGAGCTCGCCATTCTCGAAACGGTCCGGGCCAAGGTGCCGGCGGAGGTCTTCACCACGCCCTACACCAATCCGGTCAACGGTAATCCGGAAGCCGTCCGCAGCAATCTGCGCGAGGCCATGCGATTGGCGAAGGAGGCGGGTTACGAGGTGCGCGATCGCCGCCTGACCAATGCCGCGACCGGCGAGGTTCTCAAGGTCGAATTCCTGGTGTCCGATCCGACTTTCGAGCGCATCGCCCTGTTCTATAAACCATCGCTCGAACGGCTCGGCGTCGAGGTCACGGTGCGCATCGTCGACGATGCGCAATACGAGAACCGCACCCGCCAGTGGGATTTCGATGTGATCATCAAGAGTTGGGGCGAATCGCTATCGCCGGGCAACGAGCAGCGCGCTCGTTGGGGTTCGCAGGCTGCCGATCAGCCCGGGTCGGACAATCTGATCGGCATCAAGAACGAGGCGGTCGATGCCCTGATCGACCGGGTGATCTTCGCCAAGAACCGCGAGGAGCTCGAGGCCGCGACCAGGGCGCTCGATCGCGTCCTCCTGTGGCACAACTATGTCGTGCCGCAATGGACCTACAACAAGCAGCGCACCGCGCGCTGGGACCGCTTCAGCCGGCCGGCGCAATTGCCGAAATACGGAGCTGCCGCCTTCCCCACCGTATGGTGGTACGACGCGGACAAGGCGGCGCGCGTGGGCAAACGCTCTTGA
- a CDS encoding prephenate dehydratase — MMKIAFQGEGGANSHLAIAEAYPDAEAVPCATFEDALSAISSGEADLGMIPIENSVAGRVADIHHLLPHSGLFIIGEWFLPIHHQLMAPRGSTLADIKSVESHVHALGQCRKIIRKLGIRPIVAGDTAGSARIVAERGDKSCAAIASRLAAEIYGLDILAENIEDETHNTTRFVVLSREEKWAPVGSGPLVTSFIFRVRNLPAALYKALGGFATNGVNMTKLESYMVDGNFFATQFYADVDGHPDERSLANALEELRFFSRELRIVGVYPAHPFRATFAEQ; from the coding sequence ATGATGAAGATCGCATTCCAGGGCGAGGGGGGGGCCAACTCCCACCTCGCGATCGCCGAAGCCTATCCCGACGCCGAAGCGGTACCCTGCGCCACCTTCGAGGACGCGCTGTCGGCGATCTCCTCGGGTGAGGCCGATCTCGGCATGATCCCGATCGAGAATTCGGTCGCCGGCCGGGTCGCCGACATCCACCACTTGTTGCCGCATTCCGGGCTGTTCATCATCGGCGAATGGTTCCTGCCGATCCACCATCAGCTCATGGCGCCGCGCGGCAGCACCCTGGCGGACATCAAGAGCGTGGAGAGCCACGTTCATGCCCTCGGCCAGTGCCGCAAGATCATCCGCAAGCTCGGCATCCGCCCCATCGTCGCCGGCGACACCGCCGGCTCGGCGCGGATCGTCGCCGAGCGCGGCGACAAGAGCTGCGCCGCAATCGCCTCGCGCCTCGCCGCCGAGATCTACGGCCTCGACATCCTCGCCGAGAATATCGAGGACGAGACCCACAACACCACGCGTTTCGTGGTGCTGTCGCGCGAGGAGAAATGGGCGCCGGTCGGCTCGGGTCCGCTGGTGACGAGTTTCATCTTCCGGGTGCGCAACCTGCCCGCGGCGCTCTACAAGGCGCTCGGCGGCTTCGCGACCAACGGCGTCAACATGACCAAGCTCGAGAGCTACATGGTCGACGGCAATTTCTTCGCGACCCAGTTCTATGCCGACGTCGACGGCCATCCGGACGAGCGCAGCCTCGCCAATGCGCTCGAAGAGCTGCGCTTCTTCTCGCGTGAACTGCGCATCGTCGGCGTCTATCCGGCGCACCCCTTCCGCGCCACCTTCGCCGAGCAATAG
- the hpxZ gene encoding oxalurate catabolism protein HpxZ, which translates to MEIDLPDVVAEVTAAFDRYEAALVSNDVATLDALFRDDPRTLRYGGGENLYGYAAIKAFRAGRSPAGLSRELSKTVVTTYGRDMAVASTLFHRASAPGRIGRQMQTWVRFPDGWSIVAAHVSVIDQPKD; encoded by the coding sequence ATGGAGATCGATCTGCCCGACGTCGTCGCCGAAGTCACCGCCGCCTTCGACCGCTACGAGGCGGCGCTGGTGTCCAACGACGTCGCGACCCTCGACGCCCTGTTTCGTGACGACCCTCGCACGTTGCGCTACGGTGGCGGCGAGAATCTCTACGGCTACGCCGCCATCAAGGCGTTCCGCGCCGGCCGCTCGCCGGCCGGCCTTTCAAGAGAGTTGAGCAAGACGGTCGTTACGACTTATGGTCGCGATATGGCCGTCGCCTCGACGTTGTTCCATCGTGCTTCCGCGCCCGGCAGGATCGGGCGCCAGATGCAGACCTGGGTGCGTTTTCCGGATGGCTGGTCGATCGTGGCCGCCCATGTCAGCGTAATCGACCAGCCGAAGGACTGA
- a CDS encoding ABC transporter permease, with the protein MTVTAPEPIETKALTPLGDAVPPTRKAFEPSPLNRRRWENFKANRRGYWSFWLFLVLFAVSLFAEFIANDRPLLIRYDGHFYWSAFVAYPETTFGGDFETAADYRDPYLRKLIADKGGWIVWAPIRYSYDTHNLDLPTPAPSKPTWLLTEAECKPVVERKGLKSCRDLEYNWLGTDDQGRDVVARLIYGFRLSVLFGLALTLVSSVIGIAAGGVQGYFGGWIDLGFQRFIEIWTAIPSLYLLLILSSVLVPGFFVLLGILSLFSWVSLVGLVRAEFLRGRNFEYIQAARALGVSNWVIMARHLLPNAMVATMTFLPFIVSSSVMTLTALDFLGFGLPPGSPSLGELLSQGKANVQAPWLGFTGFFAVAIMLSLLIFIGEAVRDAFDPRKTFR; encoded by the coding sequence ATGACGGTCACAGCTCCCGAGCCGATCGAAACCAAAGCGCTCACGCCGCTGGGCGATGCCGTGCCGCCGACCCGCAAGGCGTTCGAGCCTTCGCCGCTGAACCGGCGCCGGTGGGAGAACTTCAAGGCCAACCGCCGCGGCTACTGGTCGTTCTGGCTGTTCCTGGTGCTGTTCGCGGTGTCGCTGTTCGCCGAATTCATTGCCAACGATCGCCCACTGCTGATTCGCTATGACGGCCACTTCTACTGGTCGGCTTTCGTGGCCTATCCGGAGACCACCTTCGGCGGCGATTTCGAAACCGCGGCGGACTACCGCGATCCCTATCTGCGGAAGCTGATCGCCGACAAGGGCGGCTGGATCGTCTGGGCGCCGATCCGTTATTCCTACGACACCCATAATCTCGATCTGCCGACGCCGGCGCCCTCCAAGCCGACCTGGCTGCTCACCGAGGCGGAGTGCAAGCCGGTGGTCGAGCGCAAGGGGCTCAAGAGCTGCCGCGACCTCGAATACAACTGGCTGGGCACCGACGATCAGGGACGCGACGTGGTGGCGAGGCTGATCTACGGCTTCCGCCTGTCGGTGCTGTTTGGCCTCGCACTCACGCTGGTGTCGTCGGTGATCGGCATCGCCGCGGGCGGGGTGCAGGGCTATTTCGGCGGCTGGATCGATCTCGGCTTCCAGCGCTTCATCGAGATCTGGACCGCGATCCCCTCGCTCTATCTGCTGCTGATCCTCTCCTCGGTTCTCGTGCCCGGCTTCTTCGTGCTGCTCGGCATTCTGTCGCTGTTCTCATGGGTGTCGCTGGTCGGACTGGTCCGCGCCGAATTCCTGCGCGGGCGCAATTTCGAATATATCCAGGCGGCACGGGCGCTCGGCGTGTCCAACTGGGTGATCATGGCGCGGCATCTGTTGCCCAACGCCATGGTCGCGACCATGACATTCCTGCCCTTCATCGTGTCGTCCTCGGTGATGACGCTGACGGCTCTGGATTTTCTCGGCTTCGGCCTGCCGCCCGGCTCGCCGTCGCTGGGCGAATTGCTGTCCCAGGGCAAGGCCAACGTCCAGGCGCCCTGGCTCGGCTTTACCGGGTTCTTCGCGGTGGCCATCATGCTGTCGCTCCTGATCTTCATCGGCGAGGCGGTGCGCGACGCCTTTGATCCACGCAAGACATTCAGATGA
- a CDS encoding microcin C ABC transporter permease YejB — protein sequence MSAYIARRLLLMVPTLLGILFVSFIVVQFAPGGPVERVIAQLSGSDTGATSRISGGGGGDFASRTQIGAAADAVNSKYRGAQGLDPEFVKSLEKQFGFDKPAPERFLLMLWNFARFDFGKSYFRDIGVLQLIKEKLPVSMSLGIWMTLLTYLISIPLGIRKAVSDGSRFDVWTSAVVIVGFAIPGFLFAILLIILFAGGSFLTIFPLRGLTSDGWSQFPWYWKIIDYFWHLTLPMISMALGAFATMTLLTKNSFLDEIRKQYVMTARAKGCSENQVLYNHVFRNAMLIVIAGFPGAFIHAFFSGSLLIETIFSLDGLGLLGFESVLNRDYPVVFGTLYIFSLVGLVVNLVSDLAYMWIDPRIDFEAREV from the coding sequence ATGAGCGCCTATATCGCCCGCCGCCTGCTCCTGATGGTGCCGACGCTGCTTGGCATCCTGTTCGTCTCCTTCATCGTGGTGCAGTTTGCCCCCGGCGGGCCGGTGGAGCGGGTGATTGCCCAGCTGTCCGGCTCCGACACCGGCGCGACATCGCGGATCTCGGGGGGCGGCGGCGGTGATTTCGCCAGTCGCACCCAGATCGGCGCTGCGGCCGACGCGGTGAATTCCAAGTACCGCGGCGCTCAGGGCCTCGATCCGGAGTTCGTCAAGAGCCTCGAGAAACAGTTCGGCTTCGACAAGCCGGCACCCGAGCGCTTCTTGCTGATGCTTTGGAATTTCGCCCGCTTCGATTTCGGCAAAAGCTATTTCCGCGACATCGGCGTGCTGCAGCTGATCAAGGAGAAGCTGCCGGTCTCGATGTCGCTCGGCATCTGGATGACCCTGCTGACCTATCTGATCTCGATCCCGCTCGGGATCCGCAAGGCGGTGAGCGATGGGTCGCGATTTGACGTCTGGACCTCCGCAGTCGTCATCGTCGGCTTCGCCATTCCCGGATTCCTGTTCGCGATTCTGCTGATCATCCTGTTCGCCGGCGGCTCCTTCCTGACCATCTTTCCGCTGCGCGGCCTCACCTCCGATGGCTGGTCGCAGTTCCCCTGGTACTGGAAGATCATCGACTATTTCTGGCACCTGACGCTGCCGATGATCTCCATGGCGCTTGGTGCCTTCGCCACCATGACGCTGCTGACCAAGAACTCGTTCCTGGACGAGATTCGCAAGCAGTATGTCATGACCGCGCGAGCCAAGGGCTGCAGCGAGAACCAGGTTCTCTATAATCACGTCTTTCGCAACGCCATGCTGATCGTGATCGCCGGCTTCCCGGGCGCCTTCATCCACGCGTTCTTCTCCGGATCGCTGCTGATCGAGACGATCTTCTCCCTCGACGGGCTTGGGCTTCTGGGCTTCGAGAGCGTGCTCAACCGCGATTATCCGGTGGTGTTCGGAACCCTCTACATCTTCTCGCTGGTGGGGCTGGTCGTGAACCTTGTCTCCGACCTTGCCTATATGTGGATTGATCCGCGGATCGATTTCGAGGCGCGAGAGGTCTGA